A genomic segment from Nicotiana sylvestris chromosome 1, ASM39365v2, whole genome shotgun sequence encodes:
- the LOC104248825 gene encoding uncharacterized protein, whose protein sequence is MATETVSSDHLIPGSEKIEKEVLEEGKTMEVESVPPTKDNGIKPIEEDSPSPVVSSTETVEKIEDTKSEAPVIEEPKKDAEEEKPKAGEPGSTIAEEVEKVENEEKPNAEEPSQVIVEEVKKADEEEKPIADEAAPATVEEVKIADEVEKPTIEAPTPAIVDEVKKADEENKPTTEELPATITEELKKSDEEEKPKADEPIPTIAKEVKKADEEEKPTMEEQPATIIEELKKTDGEDKPKADEPIPVIVEEVKKADEEPTIEEPPPTIIEEVKKSDEEEKPIADEPLPPAIEEVKKADEDQKPNADEISPPPPTTDEEEKPKAEELPSIPATSAESEEKTGDKEIEPPTVEEVKKQDETPALDVTSKDIPELTKEPAPEPEAQSIPEQVVDVIKGELEVQPEAEKVEILEKGSENEPVKENPEEQPTTVGVVEKSVAAVEDKKEQADLEASELQKAVVTVSEVPVAEPKIEEISVPAPEKTEQEVAEAVTGKEEAIPVDKVEEAPKGESLLAESSKKATSTTLGSLMQKTDEDSPAEVTGDNAVVEEKEKESVPKATVAEAPAKEEVEKVERETKDVKTDDQDKGEKSVASEELAAPEAKVVETSEVTEKAPELEITSRDIEPLAENESTKDEKIATTIDQDEKREKSVATEELAAPEAKVVETSEVAEKVPELEIASRDIEPNAENGSKNDEKIAASEANEAAVVEKKVDEATANATEPSAEEAQKPETEAKDEKIAEAEKEVEETTKTEEVPVKTKQSSNLMSKVKQSLVKAKKAIIGKSPNSKSESKNEVKTK, encoded by the exons ATGGCTACTGAAACTGTTTCATCAGATCATCTTATACCTGGCTCTGAG AAAATTGAGAAGGAAGTGCTTGAAGAGGGTAAGACAATGGAAGTAGAGAGTGTTCCCCCTACTAAAGATAATGGAATAAAACCAATAGAAGAGGATTCCCCTAGTCCAGTGGTTTCTTCTACTGAAACAGTGGAAAAAATAGAGGACACAAAAAGCGAAGCTCCAGTAATTGAAGAGCCAAAGAAGGATGCCGAGGAAGAAAAGCCGAAAGCTGGGGAACCAGGCTCAACAATAGCAGAAGAGGTTGAGAAAGTTGAAAATGAAGAGAAGCCGAATGCGGAGGAACCATCGCAAGTGATAGTCGAAGAAGTAAAGAAAGCTGATGAAGAAGAGAAGCCAATAGCAGACGAAGCTGCTCCAGCGACAGTTGAAGAAGTAAAGATAGCTGATGAGGTAGAGAAGCCAACAATAGAGGCACCAACACCTGCCATCGTCGACGAGGTAAAGAAAGCTGATGAGGAAAATAAGCCAACAACAGAGGAACTACCAGCAACCATCACTGAAGAGTTAAAGAAAAGTGATGAGGAAGAGAAGCCTAAAGCTGATGAACCAATCCCAACTATAGCCAAGGAAGTAAAGAAAGCTGATGAAGAAGAGAAGCCAACAATGGAGGAGCAACCAGCAACCATTattgaagaattaaagaaaactGATGGGGAAGATAAGCCTAAAGCTGATGAACCTATTCCGGTAATAGTCGAAGAAGTAAAGAAAGCTGATGAGGAGCCAACAATAGAGGAACCACCACCAACCATCATTGAAGAGGTAAAGAAAAGTGATGAGGAAGAGAAGCCAATAGCTGATGAGCCATTGCCCCCGGCAATTGAAGAGGTAAAGAAAGCTGATGAGGACCAGAAGCCTAATGCtgatgaaatatcgccacctcCACCCACAACTGATGAGGAGGAGAAACCAAAAGCTGAGGAACTGCCAAGTATACCTGCTACTTCAGCAGAATCAGAAGAAAAGACCGGAGACAAGGAAATTGAGCCTCCAACTGTTGAAGAAGTTAAGAAACAAGATGAGACACCTGCATTGGATGTTACTAGCAAAGATATTCCAGAATTAACCAAGGAACCTGCTCCTGAACCAGAAGCTCAAAGTATTCCTGAGCAAGTTGTTGATGTTATCAAAGGTGAACTAGAGGTGCAACCAGAGGCTGAAAAGGTTGAAATTTTGGAGAAAGGATCTGAAAATGAGCCTGTCAAGGAAAATCCTGAAGAGCAGCCAACAACAGTTGGCGTTGTGGAAAAATCAGTTGCGGCTGTTGAGGACAAGAAGGAGCAAGCAGATTTAGAGGCCAGTGAACTGCAAAAAGCTGTTGTAACAGTGTCAGAAGTTCCAGTGGCAGAACCTAAGATAGAAGAAATTTCAGTACCAGCTCCTGAAAAGACTGAACAAGAAGTTGCAGAGGCAGTTACAGGAAAAGAAGAAGCGATTCCAGTAGATAAGGTAGAAGAGGCCCCAAAAGGGGAATCTCTTCTTGCAGAGAGCTCGAAAAAAGCAACTTCAACCACTTTAGGATCATTAATGCAGAAGACAGATGAGGACAGTCCTGCTGAAGTTACTGGAGACAATGCTGTTGTTGAGGAGAAAGAAAAGGAATCGGTTCCAAAGGCTACAGTTGCTGAAGCACCAGCAAAAGAAGAGGTTGAAAAAGTCGAAAGAGAAACAAAGGATGTGAAAACTGATGATCAAGATAAGGGGGAGAAAAGTGTTGCTAGTGAGGAATTAGCGGCACCAGAAGCAAAGGTTGTTGAAACATCTGAAGTTACTGAAAAGGCTCCAGAACTGGAGATTACATCCAGAGACATCGAACCACTTGCTGAAAATGAGAGCACAAAGGACGAGAAAATTGCTACAACTATTGATCAAGatgagaagagagagaaaagtgtTGCGACGGAAGAATTAGCTGCCCCGGAAGCAAAGGTTGTCGAAACATCTGAAGTTGCTGAAAAGGTTCCAGAACTGGAGATTGCTTCCAGAGACATTGAACCAAATGCTGAAAATGGGAGCAAAAACGACGAGAAAATTGCTGCAAGTGAAGCCAATGAAGCTGCAGTAGTTGAGAAGAAAGTGGATGAGGCAACAGCTAATGCTACTGAACCTTCAGCTGAAGAGGCTCAGAAGCCAGAGACAGAGGCAAAAGATGAGAAAATTGCTGAAGCTGAGAAAGAAGTTGAGGAGACAACAAAAACAGAAGAAGTTCCAGTGAAGACAAAGCAATCAAGCAACCTTATGTCTAAGGTGAAGCAGTCTCTTGTGAAGGCTAAGAAAGCAATCATTGGCAAGTCCCCCAACTCCAAATCTGAATCAAAAAATGAAGTCAAAACCAAATAA